One segment of Formicincola oecophyllae DNA contains the following:
- a CDS encoding leucyl aminopeptidase family protein — MQSPSNQLAPSLPLVEAVLRQAASLPLVGLDGDPGTMVGTLILVPAQPDGAAPTAWEVACGASLGYARQLGLAGVAGDFLLLPTLPPLSGSEDQVKETQPRLPQAPVALYCYQPGAGPDEFGALAQKLPPGPWRLEAPFTEGEEDEGRESNEGAAAPARLMADALLGFCLGSPSCTLKGHDLAQLRAREGDAGPAAPVHKRACLVTPPPHVVPEVMLAEVRATARAMRLGRALINVPANLLGPAELARAAATLLADQGAKVTLVEGAMVAADYPCLAAVGAGSQRGPVVVKASWGHPEAPLVALCGKGVCFDTGGYNLKPGGAMARMKKDMGGAAFMLATALLLVETVPNTAQGVRFELRLGCVENSLGASAMVPGDVLATRSGLTVEVGNTDAEGRLVLCDLLSDVAALKPDLIVDGATLTGAARAALGPDLPALFANSESHAQALLKAGHACRDPLWRLPLWQPYGKWLKSRLADINNCASVPMAGAVTAALFLERFIPPGQPWLHIDTYAWRDDPAPAHPHGGDLPGLRALHRFLAQPANWRGGVTEI; from the coding sequence ATGCAATCCCCTTCCAACCAGCTCGCCCCTTCACTGCCTTTGGTTGAAGCTGTGCTCCGCCAAGCTGCCAGCCTGCCTTTGGTTGGGCTGGATGGCGATCCAGGCACCATGGTGGGCACTCTTATCCTTGTGCCAGCCCAGCCTGATGGGGCAGCGCCCACAGCATGGGAAGTGGCCTGCGGCGCGTCCTTGGGCTATGCGCGCCAGCTTGGATTGGCTGGTGTAGCAGGCGATTTCCTGCTGCTGCCAACGTTGCCGCCTCTTTCAGGGAGCGAAGATCAGGTTAAGGAAACCCAGCCCCGCCTGCCTCAAGCCCCTGTGGCGCTTTACTGCTACCAACCAGGTGCTGGGCCTGATGAATTCGGCGCCCTGGCCCAGAAGTTACCGCCCGGCCCCTGGCGGCTGGAAGCCCCTTTCACTGAGGGGGAGGAAGATGAAGGTAGGGAAAGTAATGAAGGGGCTGCGGCGCCAGCGCGCCTGATGGCTGATGCGCTGCTGGGCTTTTGCTTGGGCAGCCCGTCCTGCACCCTAAAGGGCCATGACCTGGCACAGTTGAGGGCGCGTGAAGGGGACGCCGGCCCTGCAGCGCCCGTTCATAAGCGTGCCTGCCTGGTCACGCCACCACCCCATGTGGTGCCAGAGGTCATGTTGGCTGAAGTGCGGGCAACAGCGCGCGCCATGCGCCTGGGGCGGGCGCTCATCAATGTGCCAGCCAACCTCCTGGGGCCTGCGGAGCTGGCCAGGGCGGCGGCTACACTGCTTGCAGACCAGGGCGCCAAGGTAACCTTGGTGGAGGGGGCGATGGTGGCAGCTGATTATCCCTGCTTGGCTGCTGTGGGCGCTGGAAGCCAGCGCGGCCCTGTGGTGGTGAAGGCCAGCTGGGGCCACCCTGAAGCCCCCCTTGTGGCGCTGTGCGGCAAAGGCGTGTGCTTTGACACAGGCGGCTACAACCTCAAACCTGGTGGGGCCATGGCACGCATGAAAAAGGATATGGGCGGTGCTGCCTTCATGCTGGCCACGGCCCTGCTTTTGGTGGAAACCGTGCCCAACACGGCCCAAGGCGTGCGTTTTGAACTGCGCCTAGGTTGTGTGGAGAACAGCCTTGGCGCTAGCGCCATGGTGCCAGGAGATGTACTGGCCACGCGTTCCGGCCTGACAGTGGAGGTGGGCAATACGGATGCTGAAGGCCGCCTGGTGCTGTGCGATTTGCTAAGCGATGTGGCGGCTTTGAAGCCAGACCTGATTGTGGATGGCGCCACTTTGACAGGCGCTGCGCGCGCAGCCCTCGGCCCTGACCTGCCAGCGCTTTTTGCCAATTCGGAAAGCCACGCCCAAGCTTTGCTCAAAGCAGGCCACGCCTGCAGGGACCCCCTTTGGCGCCTGCCTTTGTGGCAGCCTTACGGTAAGTGGCTGAAAAGCCGCCTAGCTGACATCAATAACTGTGCAAGCGTGCCCATGGCGGGCGCTGTGACGGCAGCCCTTTTCCTGGAGAGGTTCATCCCGCCAGGCCAACCCTGGTTGCACATCGACACTTATGCTTGGCGCGATGACCCAGCACCAGCCCACCCTCACGGCGGCGACCTGCCAGGGCTGCGCGCCCTGCACCGCTTCCTGGCCCAACCAGCCAACTGGCGTGGAGGGGTTACGGAAATTTAG
- a CDS encoding MarR family transcriptional regulator, with amino-acid sequence MTKPRDPHHNDRLAVLRETMVSLVRGETPDLSARQMAVFLTCYVRDGAHTVRGLAQALNVSKPAITRALDRLAALGLALRKEDPMDRRSVLVQRTPKGAAYLRRLRQIMRCADHEGDGRDHPTHGLVALGMGGTLGMLQAG; translated from the coding sequence ATGACGAAACCACGCGATCCACACCACAATGACCGCCTTGCAGTTCTGCGCGAAACCATGGTTTCGCTCGTGCGTGGGGAAACGCCCGACCTCAGTGCGCGCCAAATGGCCGTTTTCCTGACCTGCTACGTGCGTGACGGCGCCCATACCGTGCGTGGGCTAGCGCAGGCGTTGAATGTCTCTAAACCAGCCATCACCCGCGCACTTGACCGCTTAGCGGCCCTTGGCCTGGCGCTGCGTAAAGAGGACCCGATGGACAGGCGTTCCGTCCTGGTGCAGCGCACCCCCAAGGGGGCGGCCTATCTGCGCCGTCTGCGCCAAATCATGCGCTGCGCTGACCATGAGGGGGATGGGCGCGACCACCCAACGCATGGGCTGGTTGCGCTTGGCATGGGTGGCACTTTGGGAATGCTGCAGGCAGGTTAA
- a CDS encoding DegT/DnrJ/EryC1/StrS family aminotransferase gives MKSLPKRLEAVQAHGRFVLGPEVAELEGALAARVGGGVEAIGVSSGTDALLAILMGEGVGPGDAVFLPTFTYTATAEVILLLGAMPVFVDVDPDTFQIDMASLKRRHQAIVEAGTHRPRAVMGVDLFGQPAPWAALNDFASDHGLFTVDDAAQAFGATLAGRPLGGQAMATALSFFPSKPLGGWGDGGAILTADPRRAALYRSLRSHGEGRERYDVQRIGLNARLDTLQAAVLLAKLEIFDDDLKRRRHVAALYDRLLGGQGGLGVQVPARVPSSESAWAVYTVKLAGPAARAHVQKAFEAAGLPCAVYYPRPLHKQPAYSAVHDGAPLPVAEALSGQVLALPIHPDMTQGQVQRVANTLLEALRTPSES, from the coding sequence ATGAAAAGCCTGCCCAAGCGATTGGAGGCTGTCCAAGCTCATGGGCGCTTTGTCCTGGGGCCAGAGGTGGCAGAGCTTGAAGGGGCCTTGGCCGCCCGCGTTGGGGGCGGGGTGGAGGCCATCGGCGTCTCCTCTGGCACAGATGCCCTCCTGGCCATTTTGATGGGGGAGGGGGTGGGGCCAGGCGATGCTGTGTTTCTGCCCACCTTCACCTACACGGCCACGGCAGAGGTCATCCTGCTTTTGGGCGCGATGCCCGTTTTTGTGGATGTGGACCCCGACACCTTCCAAATCGACATGGCAAGCTTGAAGCGGCGCCACCAAGCTATTGTGGAAGCCGGCACCCACAGGCCGCGCGCCGTCATGGGGGTGGATTTGTTTGGCCAGCCAGCGCCCTGGGCTGCGCTGAACGATTTTGCCAGCGACCATGGCCTGTTCACGGTTGATGACGCAGCCCAGGCCTTTGGCGCTACCTTGGCAGGCAGGCCTTTGGGGGGGCAGGCCATGGCCACGGCGCTTTCCTTCTTCCCTTCCAAGCCGCTAGGGGGGTGGGGTGATGGTGGCGCTATCTTAACAGCCGACCCCAGACGCGCCGCCCTTTACCGCTCCCTGCGCAGCCATGGGGAGGGGCGGGAACGTTACGATGTGCAGCGTATTGGCCTCAATGCGCGCCTCGACACCCTTCAGGCTGCCGTTCTCCTAGCCAAGCTGGAGATATTTGACGATGATTTGAAGCGCCGCCGCCATGTGGCGGCCCTTTATGACCGCTTGCTGGGCGGGCAAGGGGGCTTAGGGGTGCAGGTGCCAGCGCGCGTGCCTAGCAGTGAAAGCGCTTGGGCGGTTTACACCGTCAAGCTGGCTGGGCCTGCAGCGCGCGCACACGTCCAGAAGGCGTTTGAGGCAGCCGGACTGCCCTGCGCTGTCTACTATCCACGCCCCCTCCACAAGCAGCCAGCCTACAGCGCTGTTCATGATGGTGCGCCTTTGCCGGTGGCTGAAGCGCTTTCAGGCCAGGTGCTGGCGCTGCCCATCCACCCTGACATGACGCAAGGCCAGGTCCAGCGCGTGGCCAATACTTTGCTGGAAGCCTTGCGCACCCCCAGCGAAAGCTAA
- a CDS encoding AI-2E family transporter, whose translation MASTPTPTEPPPMPQPDPLGKGPPEPPKRRALLRLTPNPGPDAAAALHQLATMVRFALIVTIAVLAIWLVGDVMAIIFASALLAIILHGLARPLQRRFGLPHSLAVGTVMLIIIGLLTLLIWSNGPAIAEQYLTLKHALTAQAGGLRAKLGNNVLGRMLLEHFPHGLTGERSMLGSMGVGLAGSVTGLLSSALGVLGVIVVIVVAGFYFALSPSLYVDGFLRMVPISHRDRVRRALIVAGTTLWAWTAGQALDMLVVGVLSAVGLAILGVPLALALGVVAGLCNFIPYIGAILGAVPALLLALSVGTRTTWAVLILYSVIQFLEGNVLAPLIQKRAVRMPPGVAILAQTVFSSILGVPGLILASPLTAALLKVMDTNLPPYHPAPEETLENPAPAMTDKA comes from the coding sequence ATGGCAAGCACCCCCACCCCAACGGAACCGCCCCCCATGCCCCAGCCTGACCCCTTAGGCAAAGGCCCGCCAGAACCGCCAAAGCGGCGCGCTTTGCTGCGCCTGACCCCCAACCCCGGCCCTGACGCGGCAGCTGCCCTGCACCAATTGGCCACCATGGTGCGCTTCGCCCTGATTGTGACCATCGCCGTGCTGGCTATTTGGCTGGTGGGGGACGTGATGGCCATCATCTTTGCCTCCGCTTTGCTGGCCATCATCCTCCACGGGTTGGCCAGGCCGCTTCAGCGCCGCTTTGGGCTGCCGCACAGCCTGGCTGTGGGCACGGTGATGCTGATTATTATCGGGCTTCTGACCTTGCTGATATGGAGCAACGGCCCCGCCATCGCTGAGCAGTACCTCACCCTTAAGCACGCTCTGACGGCCCAGGCGGGCGGGTTGCGGGCGAAACTTGGCAACAATGTGCTGGGCCGCATGTTGCTTGAGCACTTCCCCCATGGGCTGACTGGCGAACGCAGTATGCTGGGCAGCATGGGTGTGGGGCTGGCTGGTTCCGTCACGGGGCTGCTCAGCAGCGCGCTGGGCGTTCTGGGCGTCATCGTGGTGATTGTGGTGGCGGGTTTCTACTTCGCCCTGTCCCCCTCCCTCTATGTGGATGGCTTCCTGCGCATGGTGCCCATCAGCCACCGTGACCGCGTCAGGCGGGCCTTGATCGTAGCGGGCACAACCTTGTGGGCCTGGACGGCTGGCCAAGCGCTGGACATGCTGGTCGTAGGCGTTCTTTCAGCAGTGGGGCTGGCCATCCTGGGTGTGCCGCTGGCCCTGGCGCTGGGAGTGGTGGCTGGGCTGTGCAACTTCATCCCTTACATCGGGGCCATTTTGGGGGCGGTGCCAGCGCTTTTGCTGGCGCTTTCAGTCGGCACACGCACAACATGGGCGGTGCTCATCCTTTACAGCGTTATTCAATTCCTGGAGGGGAACGTGCTTGCGCCCCTTATCCAGAAGCGGGCTGTGCGTATGCCTCCTGGCGTGGCCATCCTGGCGCAGACGGTGTTCAGTTCCATCCTAGGCGTGCCAGGGCTCATCCTGGCCAGCCCCCTGACGGCAGCCCTGCTGAAAGTGATGGACACCAATTTGCCCCCCTACCACCCCGCCCCTGAGGAAACGCTTGAAAATCCGGCACCCGCTATGACCGACAAGGCGTGA
- a CDS encoding ABC-F family ATP-binding cassette domain-containing protein, whose translation MSLLTIQDLTLRIAGRPLLEGACATIDPGRKVGLVGPNGAGKSTLLNAISGSFAPDGGDITLARRARLGHVRQEAPAGAQSVIETVLAADTERAALLAEEASNPTLERLADIHERLAAIDAYGAPARAATILAGLGFDEAAQNRPVSSFSGGWRMRISLAGGLFAAPDLLLLDEPTNHLDLEATLWLEGWLQRYPGTILMVSHDRALLDGVADSIMHLDKGKLSLTPGGFERFVRIKTEQALQQNRAAAKMAAQREKMEAFVARFRAKATKAKQAQARLKALARMPVLESVIEATPVRFEFPSPEELPPPMLRLEGASAGYGEHVVLSHLSLRLDGGDRIGLLGRNGEGKSTFAKLLADDLQPMGGEVARAPKLRVGYFAQHQAEALHLDQTPIEHMQAALPEADMTGVRAQLARFGLDAERAETQVGQLSGGEKARLLLALATRHAPHLLILDEPTNHLDLDARDALIRALNDFEGAVLIISHDARLIEAATDRFLIAADGRLTPFEGDMKDYRQWLLERERAARAEAAAKGAPTSASKSGQGGAQPSHAEARAKRKENNRALMPLKREIRTLEALMEKLQSARAVVEGKLAAPELYESGDGTKITALNKELAALDLQLGEAETTWLERQDELERSQAPSQEGPQGSPAGAG comes from the coding sequence GTGAGCTTGCTGACCATTCAAGACCTGACCTTGCGCATTGCCGGCCGCCCCTTGCTGGAGGGGGCCTGCGCCACAATCGACCCTGGGCGCAAGGTGGGGCTTGTGGGGCCTAACGGCGCTGGGAAGTCAACGTTGCTTAACGCCATATCAGGCAGCTTCGCGCCTGATGGCGGCGACATCACCCTGGCGCGGCGGGCGCGGCTTGGCCATGTGCGCCAGGAAGCGCCAGCAGGCGCCCAAAGCGTGATTGAGACTGTGCTAGCAGCCGACACCGAGCGCGCAGCCCTGCTGGCTGAGGAAGCGTCCAACCCCACCCTGGAACGCTTGGCAGACATCCACGAGCGCCTGGCCGCTATTGACGCTTACGGTGCCCCAGCGCGCGCTGCCACCATCCTGGCTGGCCTGGGCTTTGACGAAGCTGCGCAGAACAGGCCCGTCTCCTCCTTTTCTGGCGGCTGGCGGATGCGCATCAGCTTGGCTGGGGGGCTTTTTGCCGCACCAGACCTGCTGCTGCTAGACGAACCAACCAACCACCTGGACCTTGAAGCCACGCTTTGGCTTGAAGGCTGGCTTCAACGCTACCCTGGCACCATCCTGATGGTCAGCCACGACCGCGCGCTGCTGGACGGCGTAGCTGATTCCATCATGCACCTGGACAAAGGCAAGCTCTCCTTGACGCCAGGCGGGTTTGAGCGCTTCGTGCGCATCAAGACTGAGCAGGCGCTCCAACAAAACCGCGCTGCCGCCAAAATGGCCGCCCAGCGGGAGAAGATGGAGGCCTTCGTGGCGCGCTTCCGCGCCAAGGCCACCAAAGCCAAGCAGGCCCAGGCGCGCTTAAAGGCCTTAGCGCGTATGCCTGTGCTTGAATCGGTCATTGAAGCAACGCCTGTGCGGTTCGAATTCCCTTCCCCCGAAGAACTGCCACCACCCATGCTGCGCTTGGAGGGTGCTAGCGCAGGCTATGGGGAGCATGTGGTTTTAAGCCACCTTTCCCTACGCTTGGATGGTGGCGACCGCATAGGCTTGCTGGGCCGCAATGGGGAGGGCAAATCCACCTTCGCCAAGCTTCTGGCAGACGACCTCCAGCCCATGGGGGGGGAGGTGGCGCGCGCCCCCAAGCTGCGTGTGGGCTATTTCGCCCAGCACCAGGCAGAAGCCCTGCACCTAGACCAAACCCCCATTGAGCACATGCAGGCAGCTCTGCCAGAAGCTGACATGACGGGCGTGCGCGCCCAGCTGGCGCGATTCGGCCTAGACGCAGAGCGCGCTGAAACCCAGGTTGGCCAGCTTTCGGGGGGGGAGAAGGCGCGGCTCCTGCTAGCGTTGGCCACGCGCCACGCCCCCCATTTGCTGATTCTGGACGAGCCAACCAACCACCTGGACCTGGATGCGCGCGATGCCCTCATCAGGGCGCTGAACGATTTCGAGGGCGCTGTGCTAATCATCAGCCATGACGCGCGCTTGATTGAAGCAGCGACAGACCGTTTCCTCATCGCGGCGGATGGGCGCCTGACCCCTTTTGAAGGGGACATGAAGGATTACCGCCAGTGGCTTTTGGAACGGGAACGCGCAGCGCGCGCCGAGGCCGCTGCCAAGGGCGCCCCAACAAGCGCTAGCAAATCTGGCCAGGGAGGCGCGCAGCCAAGCCATGCTGAAGCGCGCGCTAAGCGCAAAGAGAACAACCGCGCCCTGATGCCCCTCAAGCGTGAGATCCGCACCCTGGAGGCCTTGATGGAGAAGCTGCAGAGCGCACGTGCTGTGGTGGAGGGCAAGCTGGCCGCGCCAGAGCTTTACGAAAGCGGCGATGGCACCAAGATCACCGCCCTTAACAAGGAACTGGCCGCCCTTGACCTGCAGCTGGGGGAGGCGGAGACCACTTGGCTGGAACGGCAGGACGAACTTGAGCGCAGCCAAGCCCCCAGTCAGGAAGGACCACAAGGAAGCCCAGCAGGGGCAGGCTGA
- the ndk gene encoding nucleoside-diphosphate kinase, with the protein MPLERTFSIIKPDATRRNLTGEINAVIENNGFAIVGQRRIHMSRAQAEGFYRDHKDQDFFQALVDYMVSEPVVVQVLEGEDAIKRYRALMGPTDATKAGPDTLRGRFALSMRENSVHGSDSPANAQREIGYFFSEVEILPCTPEKP; encoded by the coding sequence ATGCCTCTGGAGCGCACATTTTCCATCATCAAGCCAGACGCGACCCGCCGTAACCTGACGGGCGAAATCAACGCCGTGATCGAGAATAACGGCTTTGCCATTGTGGGGCAGCGCCGCATCCACATGTCGCGCGCCCAGGCTGAAGGCTTCTACCGCGACCACAAGGACCAGGATTTCTTCCAAGCCCTGGTGGATTACATGGTTTCAGAACCTGTTGTGGTGCAGGTACTTGAGGGGGAGGACGCCATCAAGCGCTACCGCGCCCTGATGGGCCCCACAGATGCCACCAAGGCTGGGCCAGACACGCTGCGGGGCCGCTTTGCCCTCAGCATGCGTGAGAACTCCGTCCATGGTTCGGACAGTCCCGCCAATGCTCAGCGTGAGATCGGCTATTTCTTCTCTGAGGTGGAGATCCTGCCCTGCACGCCTGAAAAGCCCTGA